In Bosea vestrisii, the following are encoded in one genomic region:
- a CDS encoding ABC transporter substrate-binding protein has product MKNALKAAALALALAATPVAAQDKVKLVTIAELSGPGATAGTNWKSGIELAIEEINAKGGILGRKIDFVAYDTQTNPANARAAVQRAIDEGTHAVLGPVYTGSIMASMQIAQRAEIAQLAAGDGTSYTAQGNPFIFRTSLSQSAAMPKIAAYLKDEVKAKSVAVVWVNNDFGKGGHEAILKELKSRGIAVSVDLSTEQGQADFAADAIKIKNANADAVFVYLNEEESARLLVAMRDQNVGKPVIGETTILSQKVIELAGKAAEGVRGHVGQTIDAPIPALQEFGKRFEARFKFVPDHNGIKGYMAVHAVKWATEKLGKFEPTKIAATLHGATIKPEEEPGILMETTFDEKGDVQRESFLAEVVDGRQKIIGRLPK; this is encoded by the coding sequence ATGAAAAATGCTCTTAAAGCCGCGGCTCTGGCGCTCGCGCTGGCTGCGACGCCGGTGGCGGCACAGGACAAGGTGAAGCTCGTCACCATCGCCGAGCTCTCCGGGCCAGGGGCGACCGCCGGCACCAACTGGAAGAGCGGCATCGAGCTGGCGATCGAGGAGATCAACGCCAAGGGTGGCATCCTCGGCCGCAAGATCGACTTCGTCGCCTATGACACGCAGACGAACCCGGCCAATGCCCGCGCCGCCGTGCAGCGCGCGATCGACGAGGGCACCCACGCCGTGCTGGGCCCGGTCTATACCGGCTCGATCATGGCCTCGATGCAGATCGCGCAGCGGGCCGAGATCGCCCAGCTCGCGGCCGGCGACGGCACGTCCTACACGGCCCAGGGCAACCCTTTCATCTTCCGGACCTCGCTGAGCCAGTCGGCAGCGATGCCGAAGATCGCCGCCTATCTCAAGGACGAGGTCAAGGCGAAGTCGGTCGCGGTGGTCTGGGTCAACAACGACTTCGGCAAGGGTGGGCACGAAGCCATCCTGAAGGAACTGAAGAGCCGCGGCATCGCGGTCTCGGTCGATCTCTCGACCGAGCAGGGCCAGGCCGATTTCGCTGCCGACGCGATCAAGATCAAGAACGCCAATGCCGATGCCGTCTTCGTCTATCTGAACGAGGAGGAGAGCGCCCGGCTGCTGGTGGCGATGCGCGACCAGAACGTCGGCAAGCCGGTGATCGGCGAGACCACGATCCTGAGCCAGAAGGTGATCGAGCTCGCCGGCAAGGCGGCGGAAGGCGTGCGCGGCCATGTCGGCCAGACCATCGATGCGCCGATCCCCGCTCTGCAGGAGTTCGGCAAGCGCTTCGAGGCGCGCTTCAAATTCGTGCCCGACCATAACGGCATCAAGGGCTACATGGCCGTTCACGCGGTGAAATGGGCGACTGAGAAGCTCGGCAAGTTCGAGCCGACCAAGATCGCCGCGACGCTGCACGGCGCCACGATCAAGCCGGAGGAGGAGCCCGGTATCCTGATGGAAACGACCTTCGATGAGAAGGGCGATGTCCAGCGCGAGAGCTTCCTCGCGGAGGTCGTCGACGGCCGGCAGAAGATCATCGGCCGGCTGCCGAAGTAA
- a CDS encoding GntR family transcriptional regulator — translation MPDLKVEQPKSLVTIVEERLRTAIVDAEMGFGESLSEEALSEALGVSRTPVREALARLQLQGLVTIVPKKGTFVFAPSEEDVAELCVFRFMLETQALRECLAKARVAALAAMNDALAAMEVVQAGGSRRDYARADTVFHEVFFQHCGNRYLGNAYRGVSGRVAALRTHLSVPLEGEQERSMAEHRLMVETFAAGRLADLDAILYRHIMRAWDAYADVLRRGGVPA, via the coding sequence ATGCCTGATCTCAAAGTGGAGCAGCCGAAGTCCCTGGTCACGATCGTCGAGGAACGGTTGCGCACGGCGATCGTCGACGCCGAGATGGGCTTCGGCGAGAGCCTGTCGGAGGAGGCGCTGAGCGAGGCCCTGGGCGTCAGCCGCACGCCGGTGCGTGAGGCGCTGGCGCGATTGCAGCTGCAGGGGTTGGTGACGATCGTGCCGAAGAAGGGCACCTTCGTCTTCGCGCCGAGCGAGGAGGACGTCGCCGAGCTCTGCGTCTTCCGCTTCATGCTGGAAACGCAGGCCCTGCGCGAATGCCTGGCCAAGGCGCGCGTGGCAGCGCTCGCCGCAATGAACGATGCGCTCGCGGCGATGGAGGTGGTGCAGGCGGGTGGCAGCCGCCGCGACTATGCCCGGGCCGATACCGTGTTCCACGAGGTCTTCTTCCAGCATTGCGGCAACCGCTATCTCGGCAACGCCTATCGGGGCGTCTCTGGCCGCGTCGCGGCACTGCGCACGCATCTCTCGGTGCCGCTGGAGGGCGAGCAGGAGCGCTCCATGGCCGAGCATCGCCTGATGGTCGAAACCTTCGCCGCCGGCCGCCTGGCCGATCTCGACGCCATTCTTTACCGACACATCATGCGGGCGTGGGACGCCTATGCCGACGTGCTGCGCCGTGGCGGCGTTCCGGCCTGA
- a CDS encoding class I SAM-dependent methyltransferase, giving the protein MTQNIYDDAGFFQNYSQLPRSLRGLDGAPEWQALRALLPPLAGASVLDLGCGFGWFCRFAASEGAAEVVGVDVSERMLARAKAETSAASVRYEQADLETYEPPAGHFDLIYSSLAFHYLAELPAVFARVQRALKPGGCFVFSVEHPIMTAPRHQGWSQDESGLPVWPVGAYLDEGRRVTDWLADGVVKQHRTLATYLNLLVGLGLYLRHVEEWGPTPEQIAAEPDWARERERPAFLLIAAERA; this is encoded by the coding sequence ATGACACAGAACATCTACGACGACGCCGGCTTCTTCCAGAACTACAGCCAGCTACCACGCTCGCTCCGCGGGCTCGACGGCGCGCCTGAATGGCAGGCGCTGCGCGCGCTGCTGCCGCCGCTCGCGGGGGCGAGTGTGCTCGATCTCGGCTGCGGATTCGGCTGGTTCTGCCGTTTTGCGGCCAGTGAGGGGGCGGCGGAGGTCGTCGGCGTCGATGTCTCCGAGCGCATGCTGGCGCGGGCAAAGGCCGAGACCAGCGCGGCGAGCGTCCGCTATGAGCAGGCCGATCTGGAGACTTACGAGCCGCCGGCCGGGCACTTCGACCTTATCTATTCCTCGCTGGCCTTCCATTACCTCGCCGAGTTGCCTGCCGTCTTCGCCCGCGTGCAAAGGGCCCTGAAGCCGGGCGGGTGCTTCGTCTTCTCGGTCGAGCATCCGATCATGACGGCGCCGCGCCACCAGGGCTGGTCGCAGGATGAATCGGGCCTGCCGGTCTGGCCGGTCGGCGCCTATCTCGACGAGGGCCGGCGCGTCACCGACTGGCTGGCTGACGGCGTGGTGAAGCAGCACCGCACGCTCGCGACCTATCTCAACCTGCTGGTCGGGCTCGGCCTGTACCTGCGCCATGTCGAGGAATGGGGGCCGACACCAGAGCAGATCGCGGCCGAGCCGGATTGGGCCAGGGAACGCGAGCGCCCGGCCTTCCTGTTGATCGCGGCAGAGCGGGCTTGA
- a CDS encoding alpha/beta fold hydrolase, which translates to MQTFDSDGVAIAYLDLAPTGEGAGDPIVLIHGFGSSHAVNWVNTQWTKTLTHAGRRVVLYDNRGHGRSQKLYDPEAYHSNIMAEDARRLMDHLSIERADIMGYSMGARISSHLTLAHPKRVRSLLLGGLGIHLVEGVGLPLGIADAMEAPSLADLTDPMQRMFRAFAENTGSDLGALAACIRGTRQTLSKEEVGRIAVPTLVSVGTKDDVSGSGPELAALIPGAQSFAIEGRDHNLAVGDRTHKQAVVEFLAQRS; encoded by the coding sequence ATGCAGACATTCGATTCCGATGGCGTTGCGATCGCCTATCTCGACCTCGCCCCGACCGGTGAGGGCGCCGGCGACCCGATCGTGCTGATCCATGGCTTCGGCTCGAGCCATGCGGTGAACTGGGTCAACACGCAGTGGACCAAGACGCTGACCCATGCCGGCCGGCGCGTCGTGCTCTACGACAATCGCGGCCATGGCCGCAGCCAGAAGCTCTACGACCCGGAAGCCTATCACTCGAACATCATGGCCGAGGATGCGCGGCGGCTGATGGACCATCTCTCGATCGAACGCGCCGACATCATGGGCTATTCGATGGGCGCGCGGATCTCGTCGCACCTGACGCTCGCCCACCCTAAGCGCGTGCGCTCGCTCCTGCTCGGCGGGCTCGGCATCCATCTGGTCGAGGGCGTCGGCCTGCCGCTCGGCATCGCCGACGCGATGGAAGCGCCTTCGCTCGCCGACCTGACCGATCCGATGCAGCGCATGTTCCGCGCCTTCGCCGAGAACACCGGCAGCGACCTCGGAGCACTCGCGGCGTGCATTCGCGGTACGCGCCAGACGCTGAGCAAGGAGGAGGTCGGCCGGATCGCGGTGCCGACCCTGGTCAGTGTCGGCACCAAGGACGACGTCTCCGGTTCCGGCCCGGAGCTGGCGGCTTTGATCCCCGGCGCGCAAAGCTTCGCCATCGAAGGGCGCGATCACAATCTCGCGGTCGGCGATCGCACGCACAAGCAGGCAGTCGTCGAGTTTCTGGCGCAGCGGTCGTAG
- a CDS encoding zinc-finger domain-containing protein: protein MADHGTPHFHNDPGVAVIHVGAREFMCIGAKPPFDHPHVFLDMGSDDEIVCPYCSTLFKYEPSVGHGHCKPAECEYHDTAAKAA, encoded by the coding sequence ATGGCCGATCACGGCACCCCGCATTTCCACAATGATCCCGGTGTCGCCGTGATCCATGTCGGCGCGCGCGAGTTCATGTGCATCGGCGCCAAGCCGCCCTTCGACCACCCGCATGTCTTCCTCGACATGGGCTCGGACGACGAGATCGTCTGCCCCTATTGCTCGACGCTGTTCAAATACGAGCCGTCGGTCGGCCACGGCCATTGCAAGCCGGCCGAGTGCGAATACCACGACACCGCCGCCAAAGCGGCGTGA
- a CDS encoding isocitrate lyase/PEP mutase family protein: protein MSPRHSLADRLRQPGLVVAPGCHDAIGARALEQAGFEAVYMTGNGLSASLIGAPDIGLLTMTEMVARGRALAAAIKVPLIADADTGYGNLNNVARTVAEYEAAGVAAIHLEDQVTPKRCGAMAGLALVTREEQAEKIRIAVATRRDPDFLIIGRSDARLPLGLDEAIARGKAYAQAGADLVLLEMLQSEDEMKRALREIEAPLMFNYVEGRVPPLTAEDFGRLGFKVLSYPVSSTLAYAHMMAAFARELKRSGTTRALEPSMLDLTSYEAFLGREHYA from the coding sequence ATGAGTCCCCGCCATTCGCTTGCCGACAGGCTGCGCCAGCCCGGCCTCGTGGTCGCGCCCGGCTGCCATGACGCCATCGGCGCGCGGGCGCTCGAGCAGGCCGGGTTCGAGGCGGTCTACATGACCGGCAACGGCCTGTCCGCCAGTCTGATCGGTGCGCCGGACATTGGCCTCCTGACCATGACCGAGATGGTGGCGCGCGGCCGGGCGCTGGCTGCCGCGATCAAGGTGCCGCTGATCGCCGATGCCGATACCGGCTATGGCAATCTCAACAACGTCGCCCGGACGGTCGCCGAATACGAGGCGGCCGGCGTCGCTGCGATCCATCTCGAGGACCAGGTCACGCCGAAGCGCTGCGGCGCCATGGCGGGGCTCGCGCTGGTCACGCGCGAGGAACAGGCCGAGAAGATCCGCATCGCGGTGGCGACCCGGCGCGATCCCGATTTCCTGATCATCGGCCGCTCGGATGCACGGCTGCCGCTCGGGCTCGACGAGGCGATCGCCCGCGGCAAGGCCTATGCGCAGGCCGGCGCCGATCTCGTGCTGCTCGAGATGCTGCAATCCGAGGACGAAATGAAGCGAGCGCTGCGCGAGATCGAGGCGCCGCTGATGTTCAACTATGTCGAGGGCAGGGTCCCGCCGCTGACCGCCGAGGATTTCGGGCGCCTCGGCTTCAAGGTGCTGAGCTATCCGGTGTCGTCGACGCTGGCCTATGCCCACATGATGGCAGCCTTCGCGCGCGAGCTGAAGCGCTCCGGTACGACGCGCGCGCTGGAGCCGAGCATGCTCGACCTGACGAGTTACGAGGCCTTCCTGGGACGGGAACACTATGCCTGA
- a CDS encoding SelT/SelW/SelH family protein has product MTEPKPGPRIAITYCSMCNWLLRSAWMAQELLQTFGQDLGEVVLIPRTGGIFQIHYDGELIWDRTVDGGFPDVKQLKQRVRDRLDPERDLGHLDDHKKKLVQG; this is encoded by the coding sequence ATGACCGAACCCAAGCCCGGCCCGCGCATCGCCATCACCTATTGCAGCATGTGCAACTGGCTGCTCCGCTCCGCCTGGATGGCGCAGGAGCTGCTGCAGACCTTCGGCCAGGATCTCGGCGAGGTCGTGCTGATCCCGCGCACCGGCGGCATCTTCCAGATCCACTACGATGGCGAGCTGATCTGGGACCGCACTGTCGATGGCGGCTTCCCCGACGTGAAGCAGCTCAAGCAGCGCGTGCGCGACCGGCTCGATCCCGAGCGCGATCTCGGCCATCTCGACGACCACAAGAAGAAGCTCGTGCAGGGCTGA
- the cysE gene encoding serine O-acetyltransferase, whose translation MPSGRPNIDIRDPATGLDRVDPVWSRLRNEAELAIASEPAMASFILATIANQPSFEAAVGHRVAARLGHGAVPAELIAQAFDEAIEADAEIGQGIRADVVAVLDRDPACYRLIEPVLYFKGFHALQTHRLANWLWRQDRRDFALYLQSRSSEVFQTDINPAAKIGKGIFLDHATGLVVGETTVIEDNVSMLQDVTLGGTGKQGGDRHPKIRKGVLIGAGAKILGNIEVGQCARVAAGSVVLAAVPRNTTVAGVPAKVVGEAGCAEPSRSMDQILAGDCGGGI comes from the coding sequence ATGCCATCCGGGCGCCCGAATATCGATATCCGCGATCCCGCGACCGGCCTCGACCGCGTCGACCCGGTCTGGTCGCGGCTGCGCAACGAGGCGGAGCTGGCGATCGCGAGCGAGCCGGCGATGGCGAGCTTCATCCTGGCGACGATCGCGAACCAGCCGAGCTTCGAGGCTGCAGTGGGCCATCGCGTCGCGGCGCGCCTCGGCCATGGCGCCGTGCCGGCGGAACTGATCGCGCAGGCTTTCGACGAGGCGATCGAGGCCGATGCCGAGATCGGCCAGGGCATCCGCGCCGATGTCGTCGCCGTGCTCGACCGCGATCCCGCCTGCTACCGGCTGATCGAGCCGGTGCTCTATTTCAAGGGCTTCCACGCGCTGCAGACGCACCGCCTGGCGAACTGGCTGTGGCGGCAGGACCGGCGCGACTTCGCGCTCTATCTGCAGAGCCGCTCGTCGGAGGTGTTCCAGACCGACATCAATCCGGCTGCGAAGATCGGCAAGGGCATCTTCCTCGACCACGCCACGGGCCTCGTTGTCGGCGAGACCACGGTGATCGAGGACAATGTCTCGATGCTGCAGGACGTGACTTTGGGCGGCACCGGCAAGCAGGGCGGTGACCGTCATCCGAAGATCCGCAAGGGCGTGCTGATCGGCGCCGGCGCCAAGATCCTCGGGAATATCGAAGTCGGGCAATGCGCCCGCGTCGCGGCCGGCTCGGTCGTGCTCGCGGCGGTGCCGCGCAACACTACGGTCGCCGGTGTGCCGGCCAAGGTGGTTGGCGAGGCCGGCTGCGCCGAGCCGTCGCGCTCGATGGACCAGATCCTTGCCGGCGATTGCGGCGGCGGCATCTGA
- a CDS encoding DUF1624 domain-containing protein, which produces MSEQAQSSAGGRIELVDLARGIALLAMFVYHFAYDLSYFRLISVDVVSDPGWRAFARLIAGSFLAIVGFSLVLATRNGFDRGNYLRRLALVACAAVLVTSATWFALPDIFIFFGILHHIALASVLALPFLFLPTAVIALAAVVVFALPFILGHDLFTQDWLSFLGFGPWPLTADFVPVFPWLGCVLAGMALARIALPKAQESSWGRWRATSAPARLVVLGGRNSLFVYLVHQPLFIGALFLFMQATGPKLPDAEAVTFLTSCQRSCTATGTPKEICERVCGCSMDGLKQANLWVKALADALSPAETEQARGIGQTCARQP; this is translated from the coding sequence ATGAGCGAGCAAGCGCAATCTTCGGCCGGCGGCCGTATCGAACTGGTCGATCTGGCCCGCGGCATCGCGCTCCTGGCGATGTTCGTCTACCACTTCGCCTACGACCTCTCCTACTTCCGGCTGATCAGCGTCGATGTCGTCAGCGATCCCGGCTGGCGCGCCTTCGCCCGGCTGATCGCCGGCTCCTTCCTGGCGATCGTCGGCTTCAGCCTGGTGCTGGCGACGCGCAACGGCTTTGATCGCGGCAACTATCTGCGCCGTCTCGCTCTGGTCGCCTGCGCTGCGGTCCTGGTCACTTCCGCGACCTGGTTCGCCCTGCCGGACATCTTCATCTTCTTCGGCATCCTCCACCATATCGCGCTGGCGAGCGTGCTGGCCCTGCCCTTCCTGTTCCTGCCGACCGCCGTCATCGCGCTCGCGGCCGTCGTGGTCTTCGCCCTGCCCTTCATCCTGGGGCACGACCTCTTCACGCAGGACTGGCTCTCCTTCCTCGGCTTTGGCCCCTGGCCGCTCACCGCCGATTTCGTGCCGGTCTTCCCCTGGCTCGGCTGCGTGCTCGCCGGCATGGCGCTGGCGCGGATCGCTCTCCCGAAAGCGCAGGAGAGCAGCTGGGGCCGCTGGCGAGCAACATCCGCTCCGGCCAGGCTCGTTGTCCTCGGCGGTCGCAACAGCTTGTTCGTCTATCTCGTCCACCAGCCGCTCTTCATCGGAGCGCTGTTCCTGTTCATGCAGGCAACCGGCCCGAAGCTGCCCGACGCGGAAGCGGTCACCTTCCTCACCTCCTGCCAGCGCTCCTGCACCGCGACAGGCACGCCGAAGGAGATCTGCGAGCGCGTCTGCGGCTGCTCCATGGACGGGCTCAAGCAGGCCAATCTCTGGGTCAAGGCGCTTGCCGACGCGCTCAGCCCGGCGGAAACCGAGCAGGCTCGCGGGATCGGCCAGACCTGCGCCCGCCAACCCTGA
- the tuf gene encoding elongation factor Tu, which yields MAKEKFARTKPHCNIGTIGHVDHGKTSLTAAITKVLAESGGASFTAYDQIDKAPEEKARGITISTAHVEYETAARHYAHVDCPGHADYVKNMITGAAQMDGAILVVSAADGPMPQTREHILLARQVGVPALVVFMNKVDLVDDAELLELVEMEIRELLSKYDFPGDDIPITKGSAKAALDGVTPAIGHDAVIALMKTVDDYIPQPARPLDLPFLMPVEDVFSISGRGTVVTGRVERGIVKVGEEIEIVGLKDTVKTTVTGVEMFRKLLDQGQAGDNIGALLRGTKREDVERGQILCKPGSVKPHTKFKAEAYILTKEEGGRHTPFFTNYRPQFYFRTTDVTGVVHLPEGTEMVMPGDNITMEVHLIVPIAMEEKLRFAIREGGRTVGAGVVASIIA from the coding sequence ATGGCCAAAGAGAAGTTTGCTCGGACGAAGCCGCACTGCAACATTGGTACGATTGGTCACGTCGACCATGGCAAGACGTCGTTGACGGCTGCGATCACGAAGGTTCTGGCGGAGTCGGGTGGCGCGTCGTTCACGGCGTATGACCAGATCGACAAGGCGCCGGAAGAGAAGGCGCGCGGCATCACGATCTCGACGGCCCATGTCGAGTACGAGACGGCGGCCCGCCACTATGCGCATGTCGACTGCCCCGGCCACGCCGACTATGTGAAGAACATGATCACCGGCGCGGCGCAGATGGACGGCGCGATCCTGGTTGTGTCGGCGGCCGATGGCCCGATGCCGCAGACCCGCGAGCACATCCTGCTGGCGCGCCAGGTCGGCGTTCCCGCGCTGGTGGTGTTCATGAACAAGGTCGATCTCGTCGACGACGCCGAGCTGCTCGAGCTGGTCGAGATGGAGATCCGCGAGCTTCTGTCGAAGTACGACTTCCCGGGCGACGACATCCCGATCACCAAGGGCTCGGCCAAGGCGGCGCTCGACGGCGTCACCCCGGCGATCGGCCATGACGCGGTGATCGCGCTGATGAAGACAGTCGACGACTACATCCCGCAGCCGGCGCGTCCGCTGGACCTGCCGTTCCTGATGCCGGTCGAGGACGTGTTCTCGATCTCGGGCCGCGGCACGGTGGTGACCGGCCGCGTCGAGCGCGGCATCGTCAAGGTCGGCGAGGAAATCGAGATCGTCGGCCTGAAGGACACGGTGAAGACGACCGTGACCGGCGTCGAGATGTTCCGCAAGCTGCTCGACCAGGGCCAGGCCGGCGACAACATCGGGGCGCTGCTGCGCGGCACCAAGCGCGAGGACGTCGAGCGCGGCCAGATCCTGTGCAAGCCCGGTTCGGTCAAGCCGCACACCAAGTTCAAGGCCGAGGCCTACATCCTGACCAAGGAGGAGGGCGGTCGCCACACCCCGTTCTTCACCAACTACCGCCCGCAGTTCTACTTCCGCACGACGGACGTGACCGGCGTGGTGCACCTGCCCGAGGGCACCGAGATGGTGATGCCTGGTGACAACATCACCATGGAAGTGCACCTGATCGTGCCGATCGCGATGGAAGAGAAGCTGCGCTTCGCCATCCGCGAAGGCGGACGCACCGTCGGCGCCGGCGTCGTCGCTTCGATCATCGCCTGA